One genomic window of Hymenobacter sp. J193 includes the following:
- a CDS encoding LON peptidase substrate-binding domain-containing protein has translation MPRLLPLFPLNLVVFPGEKLNLHIFEPRYRQLVHDCLGESLTFGIPLYTDQVRELGTEMRLLSIEKTYPTGEMDIRTEALGVFRIREFFRQAPGKLYAAGTIEPIIDDPAPDADLHRRIQGYLRQLYDVLGLRQLLQKLPIDYRTYDLGHHLGLSTEQEYQLLSATSELERQELIAEHLEQVLPMLLETERLKDRSRLNGHFKNLTPPNF, from the coding sequence ATGCCGCGTTTGCTTCCGCTGTTTCCGCTTAATCTGGTCGTATTTCCGGGCGAAAAGCTCAACCTGCACATCTTCGAGCCCCGCTACCGCCAGCTGGTACACGACTGCCTGGGAGAAAGCCTGACCTTCGGCATTCCGCTGTATACCGACCAAGTGCGGGAGCTGGGCACAGAAATGCGCCTGCTGAGCATCGAGAAAACCTACCCCACCGGCGAAATGGACATCCGCACCGAGGCACTGGGCGTGTTCCGCATCCGGGAGTTTTTCCGGCAGGCCCCGGGCAAGCTCTATGCCGCCGGCACCATCGAACCCATTATCGACGACCCCGCCCCCGATGCCGACCTGCACCGCCGCATCCAGGGCTACCTCCGGCAGCTCTACGACGTGCTGGGTTTGCGCCAGTTGCTGCAAAAGCTCCCCATCGACTACCGCACCTACGACCTGGGCCACCACCTGGGTCTGAGCACCGAGCAGGAATATCAGCTGCTAAGTGCCACCAGTGAGCTGGAGCGCCAGGAGCTCATTGCCGAACACCTGGAACAGGTGCTCCCGATGCTGCTGGAAACCGAGCGGCTCAAGGACCGCTCCCGCCTCAACGGCCATTTCAAAAACCTCACGCCTCCGAATTTTTGA
- a CDS encoding DUF4199 domain-containing protein, with translation MADLRITPENNGVRYGLLTAAGMVLYFLVAGLLGLTGRVELSYLNVVILAVGICLAIARYRRYRHDRMPYLHGFGTGIITAIVASVAFGFFFLAYAVLNPGLVEQLRTTDLFGADLSITICFLAILLQGAMSGVIISLVAMQYFKSPDHMPMQGVE, from the coding sequence ATGGCTGATTTACGCATCACCCCCGAAAACAACGGCGTCCGCTATGGCTTGCTGACGGCCGCTGGCATGGTTCTCTATTTTCTGGTAGCTGGCCTGCTGGGCCTCACTGGCCGCGTGGAGCTGAGCTACCTCAACGTGGTAATACTGGCCGTAGGCATCTGCCTGGCCATTGCCCGCTACCGGCGCTACCGCCACGACCGGATGCCCTACCTGCACGGATTCGGCACAGGCATCATCACGGCCATTGTGGCTTCGGTGGCATTTGGGTTCTTTTTCCTGGCCTATGCTGTTCTCAACCCCGGCCTGGTAGAGCAGCTACGCACCACCGACCTATTCGGGGCAGATCTGTCGATAACCATCTGCTTTCTGGCCATTCTGCTGCAGGGCGCTATGTCGGGCGTTATCATCTCTCTGGTAGCAATGCAATACTTCAAAAGCCCCGACCACATGCCCATGCAGGGAGTGGAGTAG
- a CDS encoding ABC-F family ATP-binding cassette domain-containing protein yields the protein MISTTNVSLRYGKRILFEDVTIKFMPGNVYGLIGANGAGKSTFLKILSGEIEPNTGAVDMPKGARLSVLKQNQFAYDAYPVLQTVIMGHTRLWKVMEEKDAIYAKADFTDADGERAAELEGEFADLEGWNAEYEAAELLSGLGIGEDKHHTLMSDLGTSDKVRVLLAQALFGNPDVLLLDEPTNGLDAETVLWLENFLDSFQNTVIVVSHDRHFLDAVCNYMADLDFSKITMYPGNYSFWYESSQLVLRQRQEVNKKTEDKRKELEEFVRRFSANASKSKQATSRQKLLQKLTLEEIKPSSRKYPYIAFKPEREAGNQLLAVDNLSASVDGQVIFKNVSFALDKKDKVAIISRDDRAASLLFDILFEQAKPESGSFKWGTTITPSYFPKENEAFFDTDLNLVDWLRQYSTEKDESFIRGFLGRMLFSGEESQKKSNVLSGGEKVRCMLSKIMMESGNVLVLDDPTNHLDLESITALNNSLQEFNGTLIFASHDLQVVETVANRIIELTPTGIIDRRMHYEEYLADENIKTQRQRMYQLVS from the coding sequence ATGATCAGCACCACCAACGTTAGCTTGCGCTACGGCAAGCGCATCCTGTTCGAAGACGTCACCATCAAGTTTATGCCCGGCAACGTGTACGGCCTCATCGGGGCCAACGGCGCCGGGAAGTCCACGTTCCTGAAGATTCTCTCGGGCGAGATTGAGCCCAATACCGGCGCGGTGGATATGCCCAAGGGTGCCCGCCTCTCGGTGCTCAAGCAGAACCAGTTTGCCTACGACGCCTACCCCGTGCTCCAGACCGTGATTATGGGTCACACGCGCCTTTGGAAGGTGATGGAGGAAAAAGACGCCATCTACGCCAAGGCTGATTTTACGGACGCCGACGGGGAGCGGGCCGCCGAGCTGGAAGGCGAGTTTGCCGACCTCGAAGGCTGGAACGCCGAGTACGAAGCCGCCGAGCTGCTGTCCGGCCTGGGCATTGGCGAAGACAAGCATCACACCCTGATGAGCGACCTGGGCACCTCCGACAAAGTGCGGGTGCTGCTGGCCCAGGCCCTGTTTGGCAACCCCGACGTGCTGCTGCTGGACGAACCCACCAACGGCCTCGACGCCGAAACCGTGCTGTGGCTGGAGAACTTCCTCGACTCGTTCCAGAACACGGTGATTGTGGTTAGCCACGACCGTCACTTCCTGGATGCCGTGTGTAACTACATGGCCGACCTGGACTTCTCCAAAATCACGATGTACCCCGGCAACTACTCGTTTTGGTACGAGAGCAGCCAGCTGGTTTTGCGCCAGCGTCAGGAAGTAAACAAGAAAACTGAAGACAAGCGCAAGGAGCTGGAAGAGTTTGTGCGCCGCTTCTCGGCCAACGCCTCCAAATCCAAGCAGGCTACCTCGCGCCAGAAGCTGCTGCAGAAGCTCACCCTGGAGGAAATCAAGCCCAGCTCGCGCAAGTACCCCTACATTGCCTTCAAGCCCGAGCGCGAAGCCGGCAACCAGCTGCTGGCGGTAGACAACCTGAGCGCCTCGGTGGATGGGCAGGTGATTTTCAAGAACGTGTCGTTTGCGCTTGATAAGAAGGACAAGGTGGCCATCATCAGCCGCGACGACCGGGCCGCTTCCCTCCTGTTCGACATCCTGTTTGAGCAGGCCAAGCCCGAGTCCGGCTCGTTTAAGTGGGGCACCACCATCACGCCCAGCTACTTTCCCAAGGAAAACGAGGCGTTCTTCGATACTGATCTGAACCTGGTGGACTGGCTGCGGCAGTATAGCACCGAGAAGGACGAGTCGTTTATCCGGGGCTTCCTGGGCCGCATGCTGTTCTCAGGCGAGGAGTCGCAGAAGAAAAGCAACGTGCTGAGCGGGGGCGAAAAGGTGCGCTGCATGCTTTCCAAGATTATGATGGAAAGCGGCAACGTGCTGGTGCTCGACGACCCCACGAACCACCTCGACCTGGAAAGCATTACGGCCCTCAACAACTCCCTGCAGGAGTTCAACGGCACGCTCATCTTCGCCTCCCACGACTTGCAGGTAGTGGAAACCGTGGCCAACCGCATCATTGAACTCACGCCCACCGGCATCATCGACCGGCGCATGCATTACGAGGAGTACCTGGCCGACGAGAACATCAAAACTCAGCGCCAGCGCATGTACCAACTTGTATCGTAG
- the mtgA gene encoding monofunctional biosynthetic peptidoglycan transglycosylase, whose translation MTDFKLYWRRGWQLLLQVGASLLLTTIVWVLLYRWVSPPATWLMLERRSHRPAGYEHLESERQIHYSFVGLEEVSAQLPLALVAAEDQRFLMHHGFDVDALKKAAQRNRAGHGKQLVGGSTISQQVAKNVFLWNGRSYLRKAAEAYFTVLIELLWDKQRILEMYLNVAEMGDCTFGAEAAAQRYFHKPAAKLTASDAALLAAILPNPLKFRAASPGPQTRAKQRRVLRNMRRLGGTRFVQQVLTAE comes from the coding sequence GTGACTGATTTTAAACTGTACTGGCGGCGCGGCTGGCAGCTGCTGCTGCAGGTAGGCGCTTCCCTGCTACTCACCACCATTGTGTGGGTGCTGCTGTACCGCTGGGTGTCACCGCCGGCTACCTGGCTGATGCTGGAGCGCCGCTCGCACCGCCCCGCCGGCTACGAGCACCTCGAAAGTGAGCGGCAGATTCACTACAGCTTTGTAGGACTGGAGGAGGTGTCGGCGCAGCTGCCGCTGGCGCTGGTGGCAGCCGAGGACCAGCGCTTTCTCATGCACCACGGCTTCGACGTGGATGCCCTCAAGAAAGCCGCGCAGCGCAACCGTGCCGGGCACGGCAAGCAGCTGGTGGGCGGCAGCACCATCAGCCAGCAGGTAGCCAAAAACGTGTTTCTCTGGAACGGCCGCAGCTACCTGCGCAAGGCCGCCGAAGCGTACTTTACGGTGCTCATCGAACTGCTCTGGGACAAACAGCGCATCCTGGAAATGTACCTGAACGTGGCCGAAATGGGCGACTGTACCTTCGGGGCCGAGGCCGCTGCCCAGCGCTACTTCCACAAACCGGCCGCCAAGCTCACCGCCTCCGACGCGGCGTTGCTGGCGGCCATTCTACCCAACCCGCTCAAATTTCGGGCGGCCAGCCCTGGCCCCCAAACCCGCGCCAAGCAGCGCCGGGTACTGCGCAACATGCGCCGCCTGGGCGGTACCCGCTTCGTGCAGCAGGTACTGACGGCGGAATAA
- a CDS encoding lmo0937 family membrane protein: protein MGNLLYIIAVILIIIWALGFFGILGTGIQGNNLIHILLVIAIIAVVLRLIRGGRV, encoded by the coding sequence ATGGGTAATCTGCTGTATATCATTGCCGTCATCCTGATCATCATCTGGGCCCTCGGCTTCTTCGGCATTCTGGGCACGGGCATTCAGGGCAACAACCTGATTCACATCCTGCTGGTTATTGCCATCATCGCCGTAGTGCTGCGCCTAATCCGCGGTGGCCGGGTGTAG
- a CDS encoding diacylglycerol kinase family protein has product MPFSKSLLLRNLLFVLNPISGDIDKEGLEERIQDYCREHGRTATFFHTSGSDDLARLRQHLRQEPAEAVFAAGGDGTVNLVGEALTGTETPLGILPLGSGNGLSKDLGIGQNLEEALPLIWQHTVRTIDTLRVGGHFSAHLADLGFNALIVERFAAGDTRGPGAYVRIAMQEYLDYEPAVYRIETDRETFEGAAFMLTVANANTFGSNVVINPAGQLDDGEFELCLIEPFPGTAAPGILYRLYTEGFDESLYTRRLCCRHARIHIVGQEQALVQVDGEPLELPMPLDIQMLPASLRVLVPLPAPAG; this is encoded by the coding sequence ATGCCTTTTTCCAAGTCGCTTTTGCTGCGTAATCTGCTCTTCGTGCTAAACCCTATTTCGGGCGACATCGACAAGGAAGGGCTGGAAGAACGTATTCAGGACTATTGCCGGGAGCACGGCCGCACCGCCACGTTTTTCCATACTTCCGGCAGCGACGACCTGGCCCGGCTGCGCCAGCACCTGCGGCAAGAGCCCGCCGAGGCGGTATTTGCGGCGGGCGGCGACGGCACCGTGAACCTTGTAGGGGAAGCATTGACAGGCACCGAAACGCCGCTGGGCATTCTGCCGCTGGGCTCGGGCAATGGCTTGTCGAAAGATCTGGGCATCGGGCAGAACCTGGAGGAGGCGCTGCCGCTTATCTGGCAGCACACTGTGCGCACCATCGACACGTTGCGGGTGGGCGGACACTTTTCGGCGCACCTGGCCGATCTGGGCTTCAACGCCCTGATTGTGGAACGCTTTGCTGCGGGGGACACGCGGGGGCCGGGGGCCTATGTACGCATTGCCATGCAGGAATACCTGGACTACGAGCCCGCCGTGTACCGCATCGAAACCGACCGGGAAACCTTCGAAGGGGCAGCCTTTATGCTCACCGTGGCCAACGCCAACACCTTTGGCAGCAACGTAGTCATCAACCCTGCCGGCCAGCTGGATGACGGGGAGTTTGAGCTGTGTCTGATCGAACCATTTCCGGGCACGGCTGCCCCCGGCATATTGTACCGCCTCTACACCGAAGGGTTCGACGAATCCCTCTATACCCGCCGCCTGTGCTGCCGGCACGCCCGCATTCATATTGTGGGCCAAGAGCAAGCGTTGGTGCAGGTGGACGGGGAGCCGCTGGAGCTGCCTATGCCCCTCGATATTCAGATGCTGCCTGCGAGCCTGCGGGTGCTGGTGCCGCTACCCGCACCGGCTGGCTAA
- a CDS encoding M48 family metallopeptidase, translating into MRGNLRYLIALIVGGFSLITYYCNRQTNPVTGETQHVNMTTDQEIALGLQAAPEMAQQYGGLYPDQEAQNTIDRIGNAIIQGSPAVRSPYKFDFHLLADDQTINAFALPGGQVFVTAGLVKQLKSEGQVAGVLAHEIGHVIQRHSAEQLAKSQLTQGLAGAAGIAAYDSERPGGSIANAAIAAAVAKVVSLRFSREDELEADRVGVDYVSDAGYDPRALLQVMQVLEQSGGKGSGPEFLQTHPNPGNRTQEIQQEIQTRFPNGIPAGLKP; encoded by the coding sequence ATGCGCGGCAACCTACGCTACCTCATCGCCCTGATTGTCGGGGGCTTTTCACTGATTACCTACTACTGCAACCGCCAGACGAACCCCGTCACCGGTGAAACGCAGCACGTGAATATGACCACCGACCAGGAAATTGCCCTGGGTTTGCAGGCGGCCCCCGAAATGGCCCAGCAGTACGGCGGTTTGTACCCCGACCAGGAAGCCCAAAACACCATCGACCGGATTGGCAATGCCATTATCCAGGGTTCCCCGGCCGTTCGTTCCCCCTACAAGTTCGACTTTCATTTGCTGGCTGATGACCAGACCATCAATGCGTTTGCGCTGCCCGGCGGGCAGGTGTTCGTGACAGCGGGGCTGGTGAAGCAGCTTAAATCCGAAGGCCAGGTGGCCGGCGTACTGGCCCACGAAATCGGACACGTGATTCAGCGGCACTCAGCCGAGCAGCTGGCCAAGTCGCAGCTCACGCAGGGCCTGGCTGGTGCCGCTGGTATTGCCGCTTACGACTCCGAACGTCCCGGCGGCTCCATTGCCAATGCCGCTATAGCTGCTGCCGTGGCCAAAGTGGTGTCGTTGCGCTTCAGCCGCGAAGACGAGCTGGAAGCCGACCGCGTGGGCGTCGACTATGTATCCGATGCCGGGTACGACCCCCGGGCCCTGCTACAGGTGATGCAGGTGCTGGAGCAAAGCGGCGGCAAAGGCAGCGGCCCGGAGTTTCTGCAGACGCACCCGAACCCCGGCAACCGTACCCAGGAAATTCAGCAGGAAATCCAGACGCGCTTTCCCAATGGCATTCCGGCCGGCCTGAAGCCCTAA
- the msrA gene encoding peptide-methionine (S)-S-oxide reductase MsrA produces the protein MEQATFGGGCFWCTEAVFQNLKGVQKVVSGYTGGRIANPTYKEVCSGLTGHNEVIQITFDPAVISYEELLEIFWKTHDPTTLNQQGNDVGTQYRSGIYTQNEEQQHLAEAYKQKLTAANAFNGPITTEILPLKVFYPAENYHQNYYNLNGSQPYCQFVVKSKVDKVKTVFGDKLREAV, from the coding sequence ATGGAACAAGCCACGTTTGGCGGCGGCTGCTTTTGGTGCACCGAAGCCGTATTTCAGAATCTCAAGGGTGTGCAGAAAGTTGTGTCGGGCTACACCGGCGGACGCATTGCTAACCCTACCTATAAGGAAGTGTGCAGCGGCCTCACGGGCCACAACGAGGTTATTCAAATCACCTTCGACCCGGCCGTTATCAGCTACGAGGAGCTGCTGGAAATCTTCTGGAAAACCCACGACCCTACCACCCTCAACCAGCAAGGCAACGACGTGGGCACCCAGTACCGCTCGGGCATCTACACCCAAAACGAGGAGCAGCAGCACCTGGCCGAAGCCTACAAGCAGAAGCTCACCGCCGCCAACGCCTTCAACGGCCCCATCACCACCGAAATCCTGCCCCTGAAGGTGTTCTACCCCGCCGAGAACTACCACCAGAACTACTACAACCTGAACGGCTCCCAGCCCTACTGCCAGTTTGTGGTGAAAAGCAAAGTAGATAAAGTAAAGACCGTGTTCGGGGATAAATTACGCGAGGCGGTATAA
- a CDS encoding 3-hydroxyacyl-CoA dehydrogenase family protein: MQHVAVIGSGTMGNGIAHVFAQHGFPVALIDINQSALDRALATIGKNLERQVAKGTLSEADKGATLGRITTYTSLAEGVAQADVVVEAATENVELKLNIFRELDQHAPAGAILASNTSSISITKIAAVTKRPAQVIGMHFMNPVPVMKLVEVIRGYATSDEVTTRVMDLSRQLGKTPTEVNDYPGFVANRILMPMINEAIITLFEGVAGVEEIDTVMKLGMAHPMGPLQLADFIGLDVCLAILRVLHEGLGNPKYAPCPLLVNMVMAGRLGVKSGEGFYAWTPGSKDLVVAERFRR; this comes from the coding sequence ATGCAACATGTAGCCGTTATTGGCTCGGGCACCATGGGCAATGGCATTGCCCACGTTTTTGCCCAACACGGGTTTCCCGTGGCGCTTATCGACATCAATCAATCGGCGCTCGACCGGGCCCTGGCCACCATTGGCAAAAACCTCGAGCGGCAGGTAGCTAAAGGCACCTTATCGGAAGCCGACAAGGGCGCCACGTTGGGCCGCATCACGACCTATACCAGCTTGGCTGAGGGCGTAGCCCAGGCCGATGTGGTGGTAGAAGCCGCCACCGAAAACGTGGAATTGAAGCTCAACATCTTCCGGGAGCTGGACCAGCACGCTCCGGCCGGCGCCATTCTGGCCTCTAATACGTCTTCTATTTCCATCACCAAAATTGCGGCCGTCACCAAGCGCCCCGCCCAGGTGATTGGCATGCACTTTATGAACCCCGTACCGGTGATGAAGCTGGTGGAGGTCATTCGCGGCTACGCTACGTCAGATGAAGTAACGACCCGGGTGATGGACCTCTCGCGGCAGCTGGGCAAAACGCCCACGGAGGTAAACGATTACCCCGGCTTCGTGGCCAACCGCATTCTGATGCCCATGATCAACGAGGCCATCATTACCTTGTTTGAGGGCGTGGCCGGCGTAGAGGAAATCGACACGGTCATGAAGCTGGGCATGGCCCACCCCATGGGCCCCCTGCAGTTGGCCGATTTCATTGGGCTGGACGTGTGCCTGGCTATTCTGCGGGTGCTGCACGAGGGCCTCGGCAACCCCAAGTACGCCCCCTGCCCCCTGTTGGTAAACATGGTAATGGCCGGCCGGCTAGGTGTGAAATCGGGTGAAGGCTTCTACGCCTGGACGCCGGGCTCCAAAGACCTGGTAGTAGCCGAACGGTTTCGCCGGTAA
- a CDS encoding metallophosphoesterase, translating into MTSGLLIIGYVAAAMVALLSVWLLVRHTQERRWRRRVWVAPAYGRWPDATPPPAATRRYQLALIGDTGAVATTGPDPVLTLLQDWQQAAGEASATVLLGDNVYPTGIPPQGAAGRPAAERRLLTQLQSFESYAGQVIYLSGNHDWNKGRPNGLEYVLRQQQLVQEHLPAAHFLPADGLPGPVTLQLAPGILLVVLNTQWWVQQGQRPSATAGSTPFQDLLQVLRANQHQQIIVAGHHPLYSNAIHGGKFTARQHMFPLTTVHKKAYLPLPVIGSLLPVYRKLVGAAEDMAHPRYRHLRRRLLRVLHQFPNLIYAAGHDHNLQYFQQQGSHYLVSGAGSKTAFVQHGGRAAFVHEHKGFFVLDFYPNDEVWLRTLEPGNPLGTDVFRWQLSQPVRVAAPAPAGSQAASEYRGA; encoded by the coding sequence GTGACTTCGGGGCTTTTGATTATCGGGTATGTGGCAGCGGCTATGGTGGCGCTGCTTAGCGTGTGGCTTCTGGTGCGGCACACGCAGGAACGGCGCTGGCGGAGGCGCGTGTGGGTGGCTCCCGCCTATGGCCGCTGGCCCGACGCTACGCCCCCGCCAGCTGCTACCCGCCGCTACCAGCTGGCCCTCATCGGCGACACCGGTGCCGTGGCTACCACCGGCCCCGACCCGGTGCTGACGCTGCTGCAGGATTGGCAGCAGGCTGCCGGAGAAGCCAGTGCCACCGTGTTGCTTGGTGATAATGTGTACCCTACCGGTATTCCGCCGCAGGGCGCTGCCGGCCGCCCGGCTGCCGAGCGGCGCCTGCTCACGCAGCTGCAGTCTTTTGAGAGCTATGCCGGCCAGGTTATCTACCTCAGTGGCAACCACGACTGGAATAAGGGGCGCCCCAACGGGCTGGAATACGTGTTGCGGCAACAGCAATTGGTACAAGAGCATCTGCCCGCCGCCCACTTCCTGCCCGCCGACGGCCTTCCCGGCCCCGTGACGCTGCAGCTGGCGCCCGGCATTCTGCTGGTGGTCCTGAATACCCAGTGGTGGGTGCAGCAGGGACAGCGCCCCTCGGCTACGGCCGGCAGCACGCCTTTTCAGGACTTGCTGCAGGTTTTGCGGGCCAACCAGCACCAGCAGATCATTGTGGCCGGGCATCATCCTCTGTATTCCAATGCCATCCACGGTGGCAAGTTCACGGCCCGGCAGCACATGTTTCCGCTCACCACGGTGCATAAGAAAGCGTACCTGCCGCTACCCGTTATTGGCTCCCTGCTGCCCGTGTACCGCAAGCTGGTGGGAGCCGCCGAGGACATGGCCCACCCCCGCTACCGCCACCTGCGGCGCCGCCTGCTGCGCGTACTGCACCAGTTCCCCAACCTTATCTACGCCGCCGGCCACGACCACAACCTGCAGTATTTTCAGCAGCAGGGCAGCCATTATCTGGTTAGCGGGGCGGGCAGCAAAACGGCTTTTGTGCAGCACGGCGGGCGCGCCGCTTTCGTACACGAGCACAAGGGCTTTTTCGTGCTCGATTTTTACCCGAACGACGAGGTATGGCTGCGCACGTTGGAACCCGGCAACCCGCTTGGCACCGACGTATTCCGCTGGCAACTTAGCCAGCCGGTGCGGGTAGCGGCACCAGCACCCGCAGGCTCGCAGGCAGCATCTGAATATCGAGGGGCATAG
- a CDS encoding nuclear transport factor 2 family protein, translating to MRTFYRALVPLLFLTSGCATTRPTAARRDILQVLTTQTAAWNRGDVAGFMQGYWPSDSLVFIGQKGLTYGWQSTLDNYRRSYPNAEAMGLLTFTNLRVEPLSATAAHVVGRWHLARPAVGDVGGYFLLVFCKLNGRWVIVADHSS from the coding sequence ATGCGCACTTTTTACCGGGCCCTGGTGCCCTTGCTTTTCCTCACCTCCGGCTGCGCTACCACGCGCCCTACGGCAGCCCGGCGGGATATTCTGCAGGTGCTCACTACCCAAACCGCTGCCTGGAACCGGGGTGATGTGGCTGGGTTCATGCAGGGCTACTGGCCTTCCGACTCGCTGGTGTTCATCGGCCAGAAAGGCCTGACTTACGGCTGGCAGTCCACGCTCGACAACTACCGCCGCAGCTACCCCAATGCTGAGGCCATGGGCCTGCTCACGTTTACTAACCTGCGGGTGGAGCCACTCAGTGCGACGGCCGCGCACGTGGTGGGGCGCTGGCACCTGGCCCGCCCCGCCGTGGGCGATGTAGGCGGATATTTCCTATTAGTATTTTGCAAGCTTAACGGCCGCTGGGTGATTGTGGCAGACCACTCGAGCTAG
- a CDS encoding murein L,D-transpeptidase catalytic domain family protein: MKGLLRRVSGLMLGVISVLGAEAAVAAPPRAGGNPRSVQLSEVQRAFYQTAFEQEVLRTYTAARLSLTGLRPDVYRKALLGYYNLQQHGSAAAGAPLTIIDFNLPSRQKRLWVIDVRQNRLLHHTLVAHGKNTGEDLARTFSNRNGSEMSSLGFYVTGQPYTGKHGLSLKLHGMDDDYNSHAADRAVVVHGADYVSEAFVRQHGRLGRSQGCPALPVTEAPRIIRAIQAGSVVFAHAPQNVSYASAWLTLDSALYGFARAKGLQVVG; this comes from the coding sequence ATGAAAGGACTGTTGCGCAGGGTTAGTGGGCTGATGCTGGGAGTGATAAGTGTGCTGGGAGCAGAAGCCGCTGTGGCCGCCCCGCCTCGGGCGGGCGGCAATCCACGCAGCGTACAGCTTAGTGAAGTGCAGCGCGCATTCTACCAGACGGCGTTTGAGCAGGAAGTATTGCGCACCTACACGGCCGCCCGCCTTTCCCTTACCGGTCTGCGGCCTGATGTATACCGCAAGGCGCTGCTGGGCTACTACAATCTGCAGCAGCACGGCTCCGCTGCTGCCGGCGCGCCCCTCACCATCATCGATTTCAACCTGCCCAGCCGCCAGAAGCGTCTGTGGGTAATTGACGTGCGCCAGAACCGGCTGTTGCACCACACGCTGGTAGCGCACGGCAAAAACACCGGTGAAGATCTTGCCCGGACATTTTCTAACCGCAACGGCTCCGAGATGAGCAGCCTGGGCTTTTACGTAACGGGCCAGCCATACACTGGCAAGCACGGCCTGTCGCTAAAGCTGCACGGGATGGACGACGACTACAACTCCCACGCCGCCGACCGGGCCGTAGTGGTCCACGGCGCCGATTACGTGAGTGAGGCCTTTGTGCGTCAGCACGGTCGGCTGGGACGCAGCCAGGGCTGCCCGGCCCTGCCCGTAACTGAGGCGCCGCGGATTATTCGTGCCATTCAGGCGGGCTCAGTGGTGTTTGCGCACGCTCCGCAAAACGTTTCTTATGCTTCGGCCTGGCTGACCCTGGACTCGGCTCTGTACGGCTTTGCGCGGGCCAAAGGCCTGCAGGTAGTGGGCTGA